From Mya arenaria isolate MELC-2E11 chromosome 1, ASM2691426v1, a single genomic window includes:
- the LOC128223616 gene encoding vitelline membrane outer layer protein 1-like, protein MQTINIITFVVTLCFLARDTFAFVLVHQAPRNVSKVLTVDNGGQWETWRDPHFCAEGAFAVGYDMKVEISYSKIESDSASDDTGMNGIRLECHFKSNGHFGGTVGSGVAPYGDWLGLTRCDSGLGVEHFLVSFSLQVEAETTDDTAANYAKFMCRDFAGDSSPYEIVHKPGHGYWGTWGSFSEFCDPDSAICGISTKIEDDTWDDTGLNDARFYCCPF, encoded by the exons ATGCAGACAATTAACATCATAACCTTCGTTGTGACATTATGTTTCTTGGCACGAGACACTTTCGCATTTGTATTGGTGCACCAGGCGCCTCGGAACGTATCAAAGGTGCTAACGGTGGATAATGGGGGGCAGTGGGAAACCTGGCGTGACCCTCACTTCTGTGCTGAGGGGGCTTTTGCCGTTGGATACGATATGAAGGTTGAAATTTCTTACTCAAAA ATCGAGAGCGACTCAGCGTCCGACGACACTGGGATGAACGGGATCCGGCTGGAGTGCCACTTCAAGTCAAACGGACACTTCGGGGGCACAGTGGGTTCTGGGGTGGCCCCTTATGGAGATTGGCTCGGATTGACGCGCTGTGATAGTGGTCTCGGGGTCGAACACTTTCTGGTATCCTTTTCTCTTCAGGTTGAGGCAGAG ACGACGGACGACACCGCTGCCAACTACGCAAAGTTCATGTGCAGGGATTTTGCGGGAGACAGCAGCCCCTACGAGATTGTTCATAAGCCCGGACACGGTTATTGGGGCACATGGGGATCATTCAG cGAATTTTGTGATCCGGACAGCGCTATTTGCGGTATCAGCACAAAGATAGAAGATGACACCTGGGACGATACAGGGCTGAATGACGCGAGATTTTACTGTTGCCCCTTTTAA